One genomic region from Thermoleptolyngbya sichuanensis A183 encodes:
- a CDS encoding DNA methylase yields MAQSPAHRLGQIIGEELERAIHKPLQEIAEEFGLYLDYKHPRPARGGKRKVAWTDSRGNVHDLDYVLEEGGSEESLGRPRAFIESAWCRYTKHSRNKAQEIQGAIAPLSETYHDCHPFLGAVLAGVFTDGSLAQFRSHKFNLVYCQYDTIVQAFASEGVDVATDERTSEGDLQRKVDALDRLTEAQRERIAEEIRRLHADQFDQFFYELRTCLNRMIEHVFVLTLSGLSRQLASIEDAVRFVEEHDEAAPASEFVRYELNIRYTNGDEIRGSFREKAKAIDFLRSFARSV; encoded by the coding sequence ATGGCACAATCACCTGCACATAGGCTTGGGCAGATCATCGGTGAGGAGTTGGAGCGGGCGATTCACAAACCGCTGCAAGAAATCGCCGAAGAGTTTGGACTCTATCTCGACTACAAACACCCACGCCCGGCACGTGGCGGCAAGAGAAAGGTCGCTTGGACGGACTCGCGTGGGAACGTGCACGACCTCGACTATGTGCTGGAGGAGGGCGGAAGCGAGGAATCCCTTGGGCGCCCGCGCGCCTTCATCGAGTCGGCGTGGTGCCGATACACAAAGCACTCTCGGAATAAGGCGCAGGAGATCCAAGGTGCTATCGCGCCTTTGTCCGAGACCTATCACGATTGCCACCCGTTCCTCGGCGCCGTGTTGGCGGGCGTCTTTACCGACGGCTCGCTCGCGCAGTTCCGCTCGCACAAGTTCAATCTCGTCTACTGCCAGTACGACACCATCGTCCAGGCGTTCGCGAGCGAGGGCGTGGATGTGGCCACCGACGAGAGAACGAGCGAAGGCGATTTGCAGCGGAAGGTAGATGCTCTCGACCGACTCACTGAAGCCCAGCGCGAACGGATCGCCGAAGAAATCCGAAGGCTTCACGCAGACCAATTCGATCAATTCTTCTACGAGCTGAGGACTTGTCTGAACCGCATGATCGAGCACGTTTTCGTCCTAACCCTTTCGGGTCTGTCGCGACAGCTCGCTTCAATTGAGGATGCAGTTCGTTTCGTTGAGGAGCACGACGAAGCGGCTCCGGCAAGCGAGTTCGTTCGCTACGAGTTAAACATCAGGTACACGAACGGGGACGAGATTA
- a CDS encoding site-specific DNA-methyltransferase, with translation MLKSHQTALFPEMDLPHFSEGASGTFADNARLPVHRWFRYSAGFSGAWAADVIRREGKERDVRVFDPFAGSGTTLIAAEQCGAECWGIDPHPFVARVAQGKLAYRTSPDVFVDRAKRVLASARRRTPALDSYAPLIRKCYTDDALAQLDCLRRAVEAQADDSEASLLVWLALAAILRPTSHVGTANWQYLLPSRRKARVQEPFAAFDDMTSTMLQDMRATNGLDTPRAKFTVDDARSCESVPADTFNLVVTSPPYPNNYDYADATRLELTFFGEIKGWGDLQDNIRQHLLRSCTQHVPDHAVDLPAILSRADLDPIRDELTSVCKELGEVRLTRGGKKTYHNLVACYFLDLAEVWHALRRMCSSPSRVCFVIGDSAPYGVYVPVIEWLGKLALSAGFKSFHFEKTRDRNTKWKNRKHRVPLCEGRLWVEG, from the coding sequence ATGCTGAAATCACACCAAACCGCACTATTTCCCGAGATGGACCTGCCTCACTTTAGTGAGGGTGCGTCGGGAACCTTCGCCGACAACGCGAGACTGCCCGTGCATCGGTGGTTCCGGTACAGCGCCGGGTTCAGCGGAGCGTGGGCCGCGGACGTGATTAGGCGGGAGGGCAAAGAACGAGACGTTCGGGTATTCGATCCGTTCGCAGGCAGCGGTACCACGCTCATCGCCGCCGAGCAATGCGGCGCGGAATGTTGGGGAATCGACCCCCATCCATTTGTGGCTCGCGTCGCTCAAGGCAAGCTGGCCTATCGAACATCTCCCGACGTGTTCGTAGATCGCGCGAAGCGCGTGCTTGCAAGCGCACGACGGCGGACGCCCGCGCTTGACTCGTATGCGCCGCTCATCCGCAAATGTTACACGGACGACGCCCTCGCTCAGCTAGATTGCCTCCGGCGTGCAGTCGAGGCCCAAGCGGACGACTCGGAGGCTTCTCTGCTCGTGTGGCTTGCGCTCGCCGCGATCCTCCGCCCAACTTCGCACGTCGGGACTGCGAACTGGCAGTACCTCCTTCCGAGCCGTCGAAAGGCGCGCGTTCAAGAGCCCTTCGCAGCCTTTGACGACATGACGAGCACGATGCTCCAGGACATGCGCGCGACCAACGGCCTCGATACGCCGCGGGCAAAGTTCACTGTGGACGATGCTCGCTCGTGCGAGAGCGTCCCAGCGGACACATTCAACCTCGTCGTCACATCGCCGCCGTACCCGAACAACTACGACTACGCCGATGCGACCCGCCTGGAACTGACCTTCTTCGGCGAGATCAAGGGCTGGGGCGACTTGCAGGACAACATACGCCAGCACCTTCTCCGATCCTGCACGCAGCACGTTCCCGATCACGCGGTGGACCTTCCGGCCATACTCTCACGTGCCGACTTGGACCCGATCCGTGACGAGCTCACTTCCGTGTGCAAGGAACTTGGAGAGGTTCGACTTACTCGCGGAGGCAAGAAGACCTACCACAACCTGGTCGCATGTTACTTCCTCGACCTGGCTGAAGTTTGGCACGCCCTGCGGCGCATGTGCAGCTCCCCGTCCAGGGTGTGCTTCGTAATCGGTGACTCGGCTCCCTACGGTGTCTACGTCCCCGTGATCGAATGGCTTGGAAAACTGGCCCTTTCCGCGGGCTTCAAGAGCTTCCACTTCGAAAAGACCCGCGACCGCAATACCAAGTGGAAGAACCGAAAACATCGCGTCCCGCTCTGCGAAGGCCGCCTGTGGGTTGAGGGGTAG
- a CDS encoding IS110 family RNA-guided transposase has translation MERTFVAYIGIDWSDRKHDICLYDPESAQREYSVIGAQPQEIANWVATLQQRYGNSPIAICLEQKRGPLIYALCQYDNLVLFPINPRTVSNYRRAFQPSRAKSDPVDAQILIELLLKHPDKIPPWQAASCELRALRQWSESRRMLVGEKVRLTNRITAALKNFYPQVLEWFEDKDTQVFCDFITQYPDLHSAQAVSAEELTLFFQSHRVIRRSAIERRIHQIQTAGIPLTEDPGIVEPMQWLVQTLVIQLKALLHRLDELNQTIEQLFQSLPDAAFFDALPGAGPHLAPRLLIAFGDDRSRFGSAQAFMSYIGIAPVKEESGKKRWTHWRWSCPKFLRQSFVEWADQSRRHSSWANAFYQQQRRSGKSHPKAIRALAYKWGRILWRCWQDRVPYDEDRYLAALQRKRSPLAAMLVQSPLEGMTSAGGECGNSRVQVTLKHT, from the coding sequence ATGGAAAGAACCTTTGTCGCCTACATCGGCATTGACTGGTCAGATCGCAAACACGACATCTGTCTGTACGACCCCGAGAGCGCACAGCGAGAATACAGCGTGATTGGCGCTCAACCGCAAGAGATTGCCAACTGGGTTGCGACCTTGCAACAGCGATACGGCAACAGCCCAATTGCCATCTGCCTGGAGCAAAAGCGAGGACCCCTGATTTACGCGCTGTGCCAGTACGACAACCTAGTGCTGTTTCCCATCAATCCGCGCACGGTTTCTAACTATCGACGAGCCTTTCAGCCCTCACGAGCAAAATCAGACCCCGTAGATGCCCAGATTTTGATTGAGCTGCTGCTCAAGCACCCAGACAAGATCCCCCCGTGGCAAGCCGCATCTTGTGAACTGCGAGCGTTGCGGCAGTGGAGTGAATCCCGCCGCATGCTGGTGGGAGAGAAGGTACGACTGACCAATCGCATCACCGCTGCTTTGAAGAACTTTTATCCTCAAGTGCTGGAGTGGTTTGAGGATAAAGACACCCAAGTGTTTTGTGACTTTATCACTCAATACCCTGACCTCCACTCTGCCCAAGCGGTTTCGGCTGAGGAATTGACTCTGTTCTTCCAGTCTCATCGAGTCATCCGCCGGAGCGCCATTGAGCGGCGCATTCACCAAATCCAAACCGCTGGCATACCCCTGACAGAAGACCCAGGGATTGTTGAACCGATGCAATGGCTGGTGCAAACGCTGGTGATTCAGCTCAAGGCGCTGTTGCATCGACTCGATGAGTTAAATCAAACGATTGAGCAATTGTTTCAGTCTTTGCCAGATGCGGCGTTTTTCGATGCTTTACCCGGAGCAGGACCCCATCTTGCGCCCCGGCTACTGATTGCGTTTGGCGATGACCGCAGTCGCTTCGGCAGCGCCCAGGCGTTTATGAGCTATATCGGCATTGCACCGGTCAAAGAGGAGAGTGGCAAGAAACGCTGGACGCATTGGCGCTGGAGTTGTCCAAAGTTCTTGCGGCAGTCCTTTGTAGAGTGGGCTGACCAGTCGCGGCGGCACTCATCGTGGGCCAATGCGTTCTATCAGCAGCAGCGGCGATCGGGCAAAAGTCATCCCAAAGCGATTCGCGCTCTGGCGTATAAGTGGGGACGGATTCTCTGGCGCTGCTGGCAAGACCGAGTGCCCTATGACGAAGACCGCTATCTGGCGGCGCTCCAGCGGAAGAGGTCGCCGCTAGCGGCGATGCTAGTCCAAAGTCCGCTTGAGGGGATGACGAGTGCAGGAGGTGAGTGCGGTAATTCTAGGGTTCAAGTTACGCTAAAACACACGTAA